In Hyla sarda isolate aHylSar1 unplaced genomic scaffold, aHylSar1.hap1 scaffold_68, whole genome shotgun sequence, one genomic interval encodes:
- the RABL3 gene encoding rab-like protein 3, producing MAALDRVKVLVLGDSGVGKSSLVHLLCQNQVLGNPSWTVGCSVDVRLHEYREGTPEEKTFYIELWDVGGSVGSASSVKSTRAVFYNGVNGIVLVHDLTNKKSSQNLYRWSLEALNRDLQPTGVLVTNGDYDRENFADNQIPLLIIGTKLDQIPETKRNEVLTRTAFLAEDFNAEEINLDCTNTRYLAAGSSNAVKLSRFFDKVIEKRYFTRDGNAMPGFPDRKRFGSFKSLHYD from the exons ATGGCGGCGCTGGACAGGGTGAAGGTGCTGGTGCTGGGGGACTCAG GTGTGGGGAAATCCTCTCTGGTCCATTTACTGTGTCAGAACCAAGTCCTGGGGAACCCGTCCTGGACGGTGGGCTGCTCTGTGGACGTCAGG CTTCACGAGTATCGGGAGGGGACCCCCGAGGAGAAGACCTTCTACATAGAGCTGTGGGACGTCGGCGGATCGGTGGGCAGCGCCAGCAGCGTGAAGAGCACCAGAGCCGTGTTCTACAATGGAGTCAACG GTATCGTCCTCGTTCATGATCTCACAAACAAGAAATCCTCCCAGAATCTTTACCGTTGGTCCCTGGAGGCGCTGAACCGGGATCTGCAGCCCACGGGGGTCCTGGTGACCAACGG GGATTATGACCGGGAGAACTTTGCAGATAACCAGATCCCTCTTCTTATCATCGGCACCAAACTGGACCAGATCCCGGAGACCAAACGGAACGAGGTTCTCACCCGCACGGCCTTCCTGGCTGAGGACTTCAATGCCGAGGAGATAAATCTG GACTGCACTAATACACGGTATCTCGCTGCCGGATCCTCCAACGCTGTCAAACTCAGCAGGTTCTTCGATAAG GTGATAGAGAAAAGATACTTTACACGGGACGGGAACGCA ATGCCGGGATTCCCAGATCGGAAGAGATTTGGCTCCTTTAAGAGTCTACACTACGACTGA